GTTAAAACCTGCTGCGCtcatgacgaggtggccgagtggttaaggcgatggcgTTGAAGCTGGGGAACAATAGTCCAACAAAGGCGGGGAAGAAGGGAAGAAAAGGGGGAAGGAAGAAAGGGAGAAGGGGAAGAAGAGAgggaaaaaatgaagaaaagaaaGGGTGAAATGTGACGTTCAGAGATTTTTCTTCCTAAGCATATGTCTTGTGATGCCTTTTCCGGTTACTTCGTGTGGGAAAATCACGCATTTACATTACACTGTTTTCTATTGCAGGTGCTCAccaagaccggggttcgattccagCAAAAGACAgctttttgtaatatttatatttgaattaaataaacacatttttggaTGCATACTGTTCCAGTGttaataaaatacacatatgtaattagtttgttgtgtttttgatattctttcatgaaaaataaaattaccaatattgttattatttactaGTTGTTATATATTTGATCTAATCAAGCATTTGTTTTAGGTTACATTCACACAAGACTTTTGCAAATCTGTATTTGAAAGATGCAACCCATTTGCTGAAAAATGTTTGTCACATTAATaagaaaatgtacaaattatttttttattgttgcagtgttatatgaaagtaaaaaggtcaacaaaacaaatttttgtaatatttatatttaaatgaaataatatattttttaatgtatactGTTCCAGTTCTAATAAAATACACATAAatagtttgttgtgttttttgatgttctttaaagaaaaatacaattatCAATGGAAcggtgttattattatattattataaacaaagATGCGACCCATTACTGAATAACCAATATGCTGAAAAAGGTCTATCACAAGATCAAGAAATGTACAAATGATCTTTTAATATACAAATGTTTTATTGCTGCAGTGTTATATGAAagtaaaaaagtcaaaatgcaaTCACTTTgccaatttgtttttattttgcaattatGCAAACAGAACAGTAatgaatgttaaataaaataaaatgttaaacaaattttcaaacataaaaggtcaataaaatgttaaataacaactttaaaatattaaatgtacaattgtaaaaatcaataaataggttttcaaaaacaagaaagaaaatgttaaataaagtttaaaaatatttcacgctatatacaataatatatatatatatacatattaaaaaaaagataaattatTTAGAAATGGTTCGCCGCATTTCCTCTAACCACACCTCCTTGCAAACTGTCTCAGTCTGTGGGCAATACACCCTGCCCCTGTACTGGCTATGTCCCGTTGCACTGGTTTTGTATTGCCCACATTTTTTGCACGTGTTTGCCTCTACAGTTCTCCTGTAGGGTCTCTTAGGCATGGTTTCTGGTGTAGCAGGCTGTGAGCTGGTTCCCCGCACCACTGTAGGCTGTAACAGTGGCTGGATCATTGGCATTCCTTGTACCATTTGAACACCTTGGACCATTGGGATTCCCTGGACCATTTGGACTCCCTGGTACATTGGCACCTGAAACACTGGCACACCGTGGAACCCTGGTGCTGCTGGTATCATAATATTTGGTACCATCTGCAGTGATGGTCCAGGGGCTGATGGTGTCACCAACATCTGGCTCTGCGCTGGTGCCTTGGGTCTGAGAGGGGGTCGCCCAACAGAAGTCTGCCTCTGCTTTGCCTGACCTGCTGTGCTCTCTGGCAGCTTAAACTGGTGCTGTTCCCCTGGTTGTTCTGGCTCAGTCCGTAAGCGTTTAGCAACCTGGAGAGGCTCCTGAGCAACATGGAGGGGCTGAGGCAACTGAATACcctgaagcagcacagacagttCCTGCTTTTTCTGTCTGTTGTTGTACCACTGAATCAGGGTGTTCTGGTTAACCTCCACCAGCTGGATTGACGTCCCTCCCATCACCAAGCCGTTGCCCAGTACAAGCTGCCTTATCCTGCGATAGTCTTGCAGGATCAGAGACCATCTCGACAGGGCTCCTTTGCCTTTTCTTTTGGGGCTTGGGTGAGCATTGCAAAGTCTGATGAAGATGGTCTCCACCAGACGGCAACAGTCAGGCCACTGAGCAGCTATGCCACTTGCACCCAGCACACATCTGATGGTGCTCTCTACCCCTGGGTTCTGAGTGGGCCTCTTTGGGACTCTGAAGCGTCCACTCAGCAGTCTCTTTTGGTAACGAGCTGCTTTCACCACCCCTTTCTTGTCCTGGTCATCCAGGTTCTGCCAAAGAGCAATTATTGTGTTGGCTTCCTGGTTGGTCAGGCTGAGGGTTGTGTGACCCCGGAGTTCCACCAGATATTCTGCCAGCCTGTCCACATGCTGATAACCCGGGACATTTTGGTAGTCAACAGcctattaaaaatacaaacacacaaacaaagaaaTTACTACATGACATCTATTTGATggaaaattctgttattttcctgtttatcacAAAAAAGCTCTTTTGACCCAATATGTATAGATCAAAGCACTATAGAAATAAATCTGACTTGATGCATATTTCCTGCTTACTTATGACTTTAGGCTTTACGTTTACATTTAGAATATGTAGAAAGTCTGGATTTAAAGCAATGGATGTTAATTCATCACTGTTTGAAATATTATACTTGATTTGAAAGAAATACAAAGGAGTGGTATTTACCATctctccatcatcatcatcatcatcatcgtcgtcGTCATCATCCTGACCAGCATCCTCTGGCTCTGAGGGGAAAGGAGAGACAGCAGTCCCTGAAGGTCCAGCTGATGAATGAGACTGTGTGAGGCCATGTGTGGGGTCAGGGAGCAGTGAAGGGGATGTGGAGCCCAGTGCAGATATGTCACTGCTGGTGACCAGGGTGGGAGAACCCAGTGTGAGTGTGGAGGATGGTGACAGAACAGCTTCCGGATCAGTAATGGTGTGATCCTCGCTGATGTCACAGAAGCCCTCATCTTCATCTCGCTCCTCCACACTGAGGTCCTCAATGAGCTCTGCGGTCTGCTCAGAGTCTGGATTCATGTCCTGCAGTGACTGGCCAGTCTGCTGGAACAGGTACTGCACTCCAATGAGCTCACCTGaaacaaacacaataaacaagcagaaattAAATGTTGTGTATGATATTTGATAAATTAGGCTTTTGTAGTAGCTCATATAGTGTGATATTGTAAGAATAGAGctgataacatttttttattcagaggTGCAAAACCTTTAATTGTGGATGGCAAAACATAATGCAATACAGTGATGATTGAGAGACgtacaaatacattttcctcAAAAGCCTGATCATATTTGATATTTACATGTAACATGATTTTTACTCTGCacttaagccctcatgtttgccattaGTCTTTGTCTAgaatgggttagggttagcccttgtgtctagcccttgtgtctagcccttgtgtctagcccttgtgtctagcccttgtgtctagcccttgtgtctagcccttctctagcccttgtgtctagcccttgtgtctagcccttgtgtctagcccttgtgtctagcccttctctagcccttgtgtctagcccttctctagcccttgtgtttagcccttgtgtctagcccttgtgtctagcccttgtgtctagcccttctctagcccttgtgtttagcccttgtgtctagcccttgtgtctagcccttgtgtctagcccttgtgtctagcccttctctagcccttgtgtctagcccttgtgtctagcccttgtgtctagcccttctctagcccttgtgtctagcccttgtgtctagcccttgtgtctagcccttgtgtctagcccttctctagcccttgtgtctagcccttctctagcccttgtgtttagcccttgtgtctagcccttgtgtctagcccttctctagcccttgtgtctagcccttgtgtctagcccttgtgtctagcccttgtgtctagcccttatgTCTAGCCCTTATGTCTAGCCCTTATCTCTAGCCCTCAGTCTTTGTCTAGCATTGAATGTAACGTTTTGAACTGCCGTGCTGTTGGAGAGTTTTGTTTAGCCAACGTCAAGTCAACGTCAGTTTCTTGTATTgccaagttttttttaatgttttggatATTTTGATTAAACTGAACTTGGGTTCAGCAAACTTGCTGTCAGTGGACTAACAGGCCTTTAGAAATTTGCATAAGAAATATGATACGGTAGACTATAGAGTTATATCTAATATATTGACTGAGATTACACAGAAATTGCAAAAtcatgaacaataacaaattctCTCACCGGTGTAACGTGCAGGGGAACAAAATGTGGGGACCACTTTCCTGCCAAACAGCTTTTCGTAGTTGGTGTTTACACAGTGAACAAGTTCTCCTGTGTAACTACGCAAAGCTGATGGCTCCATTGACAGGGAAGCAGCCTCCCGGTCCTGGTTCCACCGGTGTAGACCCTCCAGCAGATAAATCTGAAAGTTCAGACTGTTCGCACTGGTTCCTGTAAATAGACACAAGCATATGGCGGGTTTTTAAGAAACACAGACACTTAATGAGCTTTCTTTACACATGCACATTGTATGTGACAAAGACATACCTGGGATGAACCGGTTCAGATGTAAATGAAAGGACTCGAGAGAAGTAGAGCCCCTTGCACATCTGTATGTCTTCAGAAGCATGCCTCCCTTGGTTAAGCTCCCCGTCTCTGTATAGAGCACAACACCAGGGGGATCTTgaatgcatttaacatgcttcTTCTGGACATTCCAGATGTGCTCCATCCTTTCTCTGTCCAGGAGAGGAACACCCAGGGAGTCATTGCCCCTGCTGCTCAGGAGCTCTGTAAGCAGTCGCTCAAGGAGAAGGATGGTAGTCTCCTCTCCATGGGTCCTCCTCCGGCAATGAAGGGCCAGCTCTCCCCTGGTGAGATGCTTGTGGACATCTTCATCTGTCAGCGCAGGCCAACCCTGGGATATCAGCTGCTCTCTCTTTGCCACGCGAAGCTCAGAAACATCAGCCGCATCCCACTCAAAAATGCATGCTGACAGCCGTGACATGAAGATGGGATACAGTTGATGGGCATCAGTTGTACACCCCAAGGCAATCCTGCGCATAAAATGCCAGATGTCCAAGCGTATCAGGAGATCTGGCCAACCTCTGAATCTAGTTTTGAGCTTGGTCTCGCCCACCTCAGTGCAACAGCCACAGTCCACGTACAATACAGCAGGTGGGTCCACACCAGCCTTCTGGTACCGTTTCACCAGACCATCCACCATAATGTCCAGTCCTGCTCCTTCCTGGGCTGTAAGCACACTTATGAGCACCTGACCAAACTCGTTGCCAACAGAGGTAAGCCAGAGTCCCGTTCCTCTTGCCGTCCCAGCCAGCTTCTTGGTGATCTGTAATATACATGATATGAAGCATGCTGTAAATGTAATGAAACTGCAGACTGCCATGCTTTGATAtagtaaaaaacaacataaattaacaaaaatccaCCACTAACCTTTTTAGTGGAATCCATCTTCAAGATAGAGCCATAGGTGGATGTAATCCTTGCATGGATTTCATCCAGCCTTGTCAGGATGTCTTGGCTGTAGACTGTAAGCAGCCACTTACAGCTTGGCACCACTGTAGGCTCTGGGGGTTCCTGAAATTTTACTGGCAACACCCCGGGTCCATTGAGGAAGTCCACACATTGCGTGGTGTACCGGGCCAACCGCTGGAGCCACTCCTCGCTGTGGTTCTCTCGCAGTTGTTTTATGACCCGGGTGGGACTGTTGCCAAGGCCACGTTCACGGAGAAGCCGAATGACCCTCATATCACAGGCATACCTTAGGAAAAGCAAAATccacacatttatatattttacatatttgttttgtaaagtatttgctaATAAATGTGATGATGGACTATCAACTGGATGTGGAATGAAAGTGTACTCACTTCCGTGTGAGGATGACCCGAAACTCAGATCGATGGCCCAGATCCAACTGTTGAAGGACAGTCTGACTCCAAGACACATGCGAggctttacacttggcacagaTGAGGGTTTCTGTGACCATGTTGTACATCCTGTCGATGTCCAGAACCTGCCGTGCCCTTTTGTGCAGACCGCCTCCTGTCAGCTGGTGCTGTCCACAGGCAGGATTGGGACAGAGAACCTTGACCCTCCACAGCTTGTATGGCATCCACAGCAACAGAGCATGGCAAAAAAATCTGTCTGGAGCTGGAGCCTGATTGTATGTAAGTGCTGGCTGTGGTGGGTAATACCAGAGCTGTAGGTTTTCACGAAGCTCTGGTTTCCCCTTGGGTCCCGATTTAAAAAGTCTGCTGGCAATCCACCTGTGATCTTCCTGTGGCAAGGTCTCCGACCACAAACGATGCAGTCGAACTCCAGATGGAGCTTGCAGCaatgctccagaaggagcagtcTGTGAAAGAAAAATACCAAACATTTAGTTTAGCAAGGTCATTTGTTCAATAAGCACTTTATTTTTCCAAAACTACCCTCACATAAAACAGTGATTATTGCTAcatcaaaactttaaaataaaatataattttgtattaatcaCTACTGTCATCCAAAAAGAAATGAATATTCTTAAAGCCAGGAAAGATTATCCTCTGTAATTTTACAAACAACAtctctttatttaaaatattttaaacatctgattatgtaaataataatgtaaatatttctttaaatttaaTATCAAGTTGATCCTTTGGGGAGCCAAGTCCTAACATTATGAGTTTACTTGGTTATTGTTTATTCAGCTTGAAAGTGTTTTAGGAAGCTACTGGAGTGGATGTCAACTACTTACTTTACCGTACATtaatagaaaaaaatgtatacatatgttccaaacatttttttaaactgtgtcAGCTGCTAACGCTATTTTGTGTTAAGTTAcagttaatatgccaattcaaTTACTTTTATAAACCAATAGAATTTTTAAATTACTTACAGAGACAATACTGCACGACTCTGTAGGACTGGTCACATCTGCAGTGGTTCTGGGGACAGAGGCTGGAACTCCAGGGTCTTGTGTCTGtacaattataataaatatgatGTGAAATATAAGTGAAATATAATAGATGTTGTATATATAACAAGAGAAACAGTCAAACATAACTGTCCGATAATTTTAACTCATCCTAGATGAAATTATACAATACTATAatcgtatttaaaaaaaaagaatattgaaGATTAATATAGtcaaaaacagtaatactgggacatattattgcattttaaaatcgcGGCTTATTTGAAtctattttcaaatgtatttaatgcatcttcttgaataaaagtatcaatttctttaaaaacccCTCAccaacttttaaacagtagtgtacTGTAGTCggctttggcttttggcttgttCAGTTAGGGACACTTaatattcaactatattaccaatctgcccgcattgacactatatgataattgaaatataGTATTGTTCATTACGTTGAGATTTCCTGAAATACAAAATATGTTTCTAAAAAGTGTACAGGATTGGAGTGTGTCTTTATAGAATGCAATGTGGATTATGCCAGTACTTACAGAGACAGTGGTGCTTGTTATAGGATCACCGGACACTGCTGGGCTGGGCTGGTCAACAACCTGAGATGGTTTCCTAGCCATACTTAGATTGGGCTTTGCTGCAGCAATGTGGGACCCACCAAATCTTGGCTTGGTAAACTAAAATAGGGAAAAACAATTTCAATGAAaagattaaatttaaattatatattaaattatataattgcTGCAACAAATATATAATGACATATTTggcaaatgagaaaaaaaatctattgtTCCTATATTTTATTGTGTTAATTAAAGGAACTGCTTTCTTGCTGTATAGTTAAATACAATATGCATactgttttctgtaaaatggtGTCCCTTAAGTGGttcatgctgtatgtttgctgaATAACTGAGAAAAAGCTGGACAATGgtataaaagtaatttttttgtgtgtgtattaccACCCTCTTGGTTAAGAGAGCAACCTAGATGAACCTCTTAATTGGTTATTACACTTGTAATGGCCACAAAGTAGATGCTAAATGGCTGAATTTATAATATGTGTATAATTAATGGTGCATAAGTGGAATGTTACCAGAGAAATTAATGGGACAATCTCTGAGGaaacaattattaataatagagTTCCACAGAGAAGTGTCTTAGGCCCCCTTTTATTTCTGTTATACATGAATGACATGCAAGCTGTTTGTGACTctaatttgtttttatatgctggtAGGTGTGAAAAACATACCAGCCAAAACTCAGCTTTTTACTTTCTGTACTTCATTATATTTCAACTTAATTGTTATACTTTAAAACGTAAAAATTTGAAAAATGTTATTACCCTTGACAAACTTGGTATAATCCTAGATGTCACAGATGGAGTAGTCTTGGGCTGGAGCCGAGGCTGAGGCTGAGGCTGACTCTGCTGTGCTGGCCCAGTAGCGGAAGGCTGTTGTTCCACAACCCTTGGTGCTAGTCCAGTAGAGACAGTGGCCTGTTTAAGACAACCacaaaaatacatacaataattttttaatgatgaaaaatgTTTAGTAAattaatactgtatatatatatatatatatatatatatatatatatatatatatatatatatataataaaaataaatttaaaaaataaataaataaatacttgcaACATCTTCACATTGTTACCTTTTGAGTGTGAAAACCACACATGCACTTTGGGACTGCTCCAAGTAAAGTTGTCTGGCCGCGAGACTGCATCGGACATTTTTCAATCTGTAAAAATTGACATGTAATACACAATACATGCATTTCTAACTAAACTGGAATGGCAAATTGATTTACTGTCATTTTCCAGGAAGtgtcatatttatttttatataaattattttttgtcaTATGTTCTTTGAAGGGGagacacaaaaatgtaaaattagagAAAAAGTGAATGAGTTTGTTTCCCCCATTAAAAGAACAAGAGAGGTACAAGAGAGGAACATTTAATTTCACACCTTCAAACCATCCCCCAACATCCCTGCCCCCTCTCTCTCAAATCTCCAAATCTCCTCCCAGACCAAAAAAGTCTtccatgtattttttttatagtatgAAATAAATCTCAAATACCTGCAACattatttacataaatatatatatataaataaataatattgataCCTGGTTTACATTAGTGTAAACCATAAGTAACAGTGCATTGTTCTAATGAATGAGATCAGGTACATGTTTGTACTGAACTCTAATTTGTTGTTCTAATGAAAGAGATCAGGTACATGTTTGTACTGAACTCTAAGTTGTTGCTCTGTTATGCAAATACATTAAACAAACGATTCTAATGTTCAATTATGCAAGTCAACAAACACTTAAGTCGTTTATTTCATGAAAAGGTCACAAAAACTAAGCACACACTCACCCTTTGATACATCTCATACCACTTTTTCTGTCGAGGAGCTGGCCTGTTACCCTCAGTTGATGGCCAAACTCCTGTGCTGGCAAACTTTTTTAGACGAATTATCCATTCATTTTCCGACATGGCTTTATGGGATTTTTTTCCAGACATTTTTTTTGACCTAGGTTAAATCGTTTTGGACAAAACTACCCTTAATAAAAttgtttctttacaaaataaACTCAACACAACATATTCAAATGTGTAATTTGGTTTCTTACCTGTTCGCGGTgtattttttgtataaaaaatatactttatccGATGACCTGATCTCCGTAAAAATGATGCTGACCTCCGTGCCAGTGATGCTCCTCTACTGAACTTTTTTTGAACTCTGACACGCCCCCCGAGAACTTTGTCATTACTTCGTGCCACCTTCGGCTCAGCTCGGAAACTTGATTGACAGCTTGACTAGCCTCCTGACACCAACTAGCGGTGACAAGCGTAAACACGCTCGCAACATTTCCTTgaactctgattggtcaaatgtCGAAAATGTCAAGAAAATGTTAAGAATGGCGCTTTCTGATTGGTTGCAAATGTTATAGTGCTTCGCCGTGATTGGCTGTggagttgaacattcttcaacattTCCCTCAAATTGTCGGACTATCCTTCGGCAgctggactgctaatccattgtgctctgcacgcgtgggttcaaatcccatcctcgtcgatggttgtctttagtgttcgagagtgcaaggcaaagttgtttaaagcactttgctttaacgtacttaccaccgctttaacgtttaactactttaaagtaatcatcctaaacatagctgcagaaaaacaccagagcccagtttcatgcagacgtgagacgaggtggccgagtggttaaggcgatggactgctaatccattgtgctctgcacgcgtgggttcgaatcccatcttcgtcgtttgatgtctttagtattcgagagtgccaggcaaagttgtttgaagcactttgctttaatgtacctaccaccgctttaacgtttaaccactttaaagtaatcatcctaaacatagctgcagaaaaacaccagagcccagtttcatgcagacgtgtgacgaggtggccgagtggttaaggcgatggactgctaatccattgtgctctgcacgcgtgggttcgaatcccatcctcgtcgatggttgtctttagtgttcgagagtgccaggcaaagttttttaaagcactttgctttaacgtacttaccaccgctttaacgtttaactactttaaagtaatcatcctaaacatagatgcagaaaaacatcacatcccagtttcatgcagacacgtgacgaggtggccgagtggttaaggcgatggactgctaatccattgtgctctgcacgcgtgggttcgaatcccatcctcgtcgatggttgtctttagtgttcgagagtgccaggcaaagttttttaaagcactttgctttaacgtacttaccaccgctttaacgtttaactactttaaagtaatcatcctaaacatagatgcagaaaaacatcacatcccagtttcatgcagacacgtgacgaggtggccgagtggttaaggcaatggactgctaatccattgtgctctgcacgcgtgggttcgaatcccatcctcgtcgtttgatgtcttttgtgttcgagagtgccaggcaaagttgtttgaagcactttgctttaatgtacctaccaccgctttaacgtttaaccactttaacgtaatcatcctaaacatagctgcagaaaaacaccacattccAATTTCAAGCAGACgcatgacgaggtggccgagtggttaaggcgatggactgctaatccattgtgctctgcacacgtgggttcaaatcccatcctcgtcgatggttgtctttagtgttcgagagtgcaaggcaaagttgtttaaagcactttgctttaacgtacttaccaccgctttaacgtttaactactttaaagtaatcatcctaaacatagctgcagaaaaacaccagagcccagtttcatgcagacgtgagacgaggtggccgagtggttaaggcgatggactgctaatccattgtgctctgcacgcgtgggttcgaatcccatcttcgtcgtttgatgtctttagtgttcgagagtgcc
The Pseudorasbora parva isolate DD20220531a unplaced genomic scaffold, ASM2467924v1 scaffold_92, whole genome shotgun sequence genome window above contains:
- the LOC137068551 gene encoding uncharacterized protein, whose protein sequence is MSGKKSHKAMSENEWIIRLKKFASTGVWPSTEGNRPAPRQKKWYEMYQRIEKCPMQSRGQTTLLGAVPKCMCGFHTQKATVSTGLAPRVVEQQPSATGPAQQSQPQPQPRLQPKTTPSVTSRIIPSLSRFTKPRFGGSHIAAAKPNLSMARKPSQVVDQPSPAVSGDPITSTTVSTQDPGVPASVPRTTADVTSPTESCSIVSTAPSGALLQAPSGVRLHRLWSETLPQEDHRWIASRLFKSGPKGKPELRENLQLWYYPPQPALTYNQAPAPDRFFCHALLLWMPYKLWRVKVLCPNPACGQHQLTGGGLHKRARQVLDIDRMYNMVTETLICAKCKASHVSWSQTVLQQLDLGHRSEFRVILTRKYACDMRVIRLLRERGLGNSPTRVIKQLRENHSEEWLQRLARYTTQCVDFLNGPGVLPVKFQEPPEPTVVPSCKWLLTVYSQDILTRLDEIHARITSTYGSILKMDSTKKITKKLAGTARGTGLWLTSVGNEFGQVLISVLTAQEGAGLDIMVDGLVKRYQKAGVDPPAVLYVDCGCCTEVGETKLKTRFRGWPDLLIRLDIWHFMRRIALGCTTDAHQLYPIFMSRLSACIFEWDAADVSELRVAKREQLISQGWPALTDEDVHKHLTRGELALHCRRRTHGEETTILLLERLLTELLSSRGNDSLGVPLLDRERMEHIWNVQKKHVKCIQDPPGVVLYTETGSLTKGGMLLKTYRCARGSTSLESFHLHLNRFIPGTSANSLNFQIYLLEGLHRWNQDREAASLSMEPSALRSYTGELVHCVNTNYEKLFGRKVVPTFCSPARYTGELIGVQYLFQQTGQSLQDMNPDSEQTAELIEDLSVEERDEDEGFCDISEDHTITDPEAVLSPSSTLTLGSPTLVTSSDISALGSTSPSLLPDPTHGLTQSHSSAGPSGTAVSPFPSEPEDAGQDDDDDDDDDDDDGEMAVDYQNVPGYQHVDRLAEYLVELRGHTTLSLTNQEANTIIALWQNLDDQDKKGVVKAARYQKRLLSGRFRVPKRPTQNPGVESTIRCVLGASGIAAQWPDCCRLVETIFIRLCNAHPSPKRKGKGALSRWSLILQDYRRIRQLVLGNGLVMGGTSIQLVEVNQNTLIQWYNNRQKKQELSVLLQGIQLPQPLHVAQEPLQVAKRLRTEPEQPGEQHQFKLPESTAGQAKQRQTSVGRPPLRPKAPAQSQMLVTPSAPGPSLQMVPNIMIPAAPGFHGVPVFQVPMYQGVQMVQGIPMVQGVQMVQGMPMIQPLLQPTVVRGTSSQPATPETMPKRPYRRTVEANTCKKCGQYKTSATGHSQYRGRVYCPQTETVCKEVWLEEMRRTISK